Below is a window of Oceaniferula flava DNA.
CGAGTGGGTGTTCAGTTGTCTCTTTTGGCTGTCGCTGACGATGACTGTCAACGAGCAACTGGTGAGTAGTCGATGGTGGCTGCTGCTTGGTGGCGCGTTGGCTCTGGTCGGTCACGGTGGTGCCGAGCTCACCAAGCGCCGGAGCTTCGGTGTGCCGCCGTTGCTGTTGCACATTGGAAGCATTTTACTGCTCGTTGTCGTGGGCACGCGGGAATCGGCGCTCGGCTGGGCGACGGTTGCCTTACTGTTGGCGCATTTGGCATGGGTGGATGCGCGCAGGAACGCGGTGGCCCGGGGCTGGCTGAAAATGGGCCTGTCGTTTGCGCTCACTGTGGCAGCCAGCGTGCATGCTTTTCAAGGTTTCGATCGACCGGACATCGCGCTGACGATGCTGGGGCTCGGGATGATGTTCTGGGCGTGGCAGCGGAAGGATGTGATTTTTGCCACGACTGGGGGATTGCTGCCCTTGGCGATTGCCTGCGTCACAGCCATCACCCTTCACCCTGGTCAGGACTGGATGAGATACTTGCCGATCGGTGCCGCCCTTGGCTGCCATGCGCTGCTCTGGTTGGGCAGCGAGGATGATGTCTCCTGGAAACCTCTTCGCGTTCTCTTGCTGAGTGCGGGGATCGGGGCTCTGGTGATTGCCGCGTCTTTCCATGTGCACCTCAGTTTCCATGGGGCTGGCATGGCGATTTGTTGGGCTCTGCTGGCGATGGCGTTATTCTGCGCGGGGCTGGCGCTGCGCTGTCGCCCTTACCGACTGATCGGTCTGTTCTGGCTCGCCGCCGCAGTGGCGCACGTGGTGTTGATTGATGTCTTGAGGATGGAAACCGTCGGTCGTATTCTCAGCTTCATCACACTTGGACTCGTGCTGCTAGGGCTGGGTTTCCTCTACAACCGCTACCAAGAAACAATCCGTAAATTTCTCTGACTGATAGGTGGGGGCGTCCCTTGGAGAAAATGAACCCCGCCGAATGGGAAGGGGGCTTTCTAGCAGCTCGGCAGAGATACGCGCTTGAGTAATGCTTCAGGAAAGTTTAAAGACAACCTTGTGAAACCATGGAGCGCCAAAATCGTCTCAAGACTCTTCAGCATGATGATGCTGTTGGCTAGTTGTTGCTTGGTCATTCCGGCGGTTGCACAGATTGATTTGTCGCCCGAAAAAGTGCTGCCAGCAGCGCCTCCGAATCACGTCCTGGATCAGGCTGATGTTTTTCGTGAAAAGCCTGAGCAGCTCGCCGAACTCTCGGCCACGCTGGCAAGCATCCAGCAGAAACATGGTTATCAGGTGTATTTTGCCGTTTACTACAATATCTTGGATGGTTCGGTGCAAGGGCGGGCCGATGAACTCTACCGCGCCTGGCTGAAGGAGGAAAAACGCGGTTTGGTGATTGTGATTCAACGTGACCCGGCGGTGGACGGGCAAAATGTGGCGGCTTCGTATTTCCAAGGCACAGGTTTGGAGCGCGACAGCGAGCCGGGCGTGATTCCCGACCGAGAAATGAATGGCATTATTCGAGCTGCGTTGGGCAAACGGGCGGATAGCTCAGATCCGGCAGTCCGCTGTAATGCTGTTCTTGCTGGTGTGGAGGAGGGGATGGACGATTACTTCGCCATCGCGCCTGCCAAGTGGAGCGATGCCGCCAACCTCAAGATGATGGCCGTGCTTTTGGGCGTGATCGCCGTGTTGGCGATCGGTGGTTGGCTGGTGTGGAGGCGGCTCAACGCGAGCGAGGAAAAATCTCAGCAGTATTTCACTTTCCCAATGGTCGACGTGGCTCAACGTTTGGGCGCGCCTTACGGTGGGGGCTGGGGGAGTGAGAAGCGTTTCCAGCCTTCTTCTTCAAAGAAATAACCGCCCGTCCCTGATTGGGGAGAAAGAGCGAAATGCCGTAGACCAGAGGGTAGGCCAGTAAGCTTAGAATAATGCCCATGGCGATGAAGCCGACGGTGAAATTCGCCGGGCTGCCCACGATATCAAGTCCAGGGAAGGGAATCCGCGTTTCCTTGCTGAAGGGCAGCGGGATGTTCATGTGGTCGTGGAGCCAGCTGCCAAATTTGATCTGCAAGAGAATCAACGGCGGATAGGTGAAGGGGTTCGAGATCCAACATGCCGCCATGGACACGGGGATGTTCACACGGGAGCGCATGCAGGCGAGGGCTGCCACCAGCATCTGGAAGGGAATCGGTAGCATGGCGCAGAAAAGCCCGATGGATAAGCCGCCGGCCACTGTTCTCCGGCAGGGACGCCAGAGGGCTCTGTCGAACAGAGGTTTGGTAAGTGCCACGAGCCATGGTCGACTCCGAATACGAGGGTGCCGCAGATAGCGATAGGCCTTGCGGACCAATCGAAGGTATTTTTGTTTCATGCTAGGCGGCGGGGGATGTGTGTGAAGGGGGCTGGCTCAATGTGGGGGAAACTGGAAGGCGCCCGTGGGCATCATGGTCTCCTGAATGAGCTATTTTCAATACGAAAACGGAACAAGACACATTTCACCGCGGACGAGTCGGCCACTTGGGTAACTTACTCGACATAGAAAAACCCGCAACTGTCAGTGACAGATGCGGGTTGAAAAGGATCGAATTAACCAGCGGACTGGTTAAGGTCAATTACCACTGCTGAGAGCGAGTGTGGTAGTAGTGCTCGGAACCGAGAACAGGAGGGAACTCGGAGAGTCCGTCATGGGGGTTCATTTCGATGCGGTGGTCTTCACCACAACGCTCGTAAGGTGGCTTGAATGTGCCGTGGTAAGTTGGGCAGTGGAAGGTCACCAGCTCGTAGAAACCGTAGCCGAGACGCTTGAATGCGCGGCGACCACCGTCAACAGCTCCGTAAGACCAGCCAGCCTTGCGGCCGTAGGATTCGTTCTTGCGAACGATCTGCTCAGGGATCTCAATAAAGCCGTAGAGAATGTTGCTGATGGCGCGGCCAAGCTTACGGGTGGATGTGTAAGTGGAGCCAGGAGGGGCCTGAATGTCAGCCATGGCACCGGAGGCCGTGACGACTAATGCTGCTGCGATCGTAAGTGCTTTTTTCATCGTGCTGTGATATTGAATGGCAGATCTTCGGGTGGCAATGGAAAAATGGATTTTTTATCCAATGAGATGAAAGATCTGAGCTGTTGCTTG
It encodes the following:
- a CDS encoding DUF2062 domain-containing protein codes for the protein MKQKYLRLVRKAYRYLRHPRIRSRPWLVALTKPLFDRALWRPCRRTVAGGLSIGLFCAMLPIPFQMLVAALACMRSRVNIPVSMAACWISNPFTYPPLILLQIKFGSWLHDHMNIPLPFSKETRIPFPGLDIVGSPANFTVGFIAMGIILSLLAYPLVYGISLFLPNQGRAVISLKKKAGNASHSPSPHRKARPNVEPRRPLGK
- a CDS encoding TPM domain-containing protein, producing the protein MKPWSAKIVSRLFSMMMLLASCCLVIPAVAQIDLSPEKVLPAAPPNHVLDQADVFREKPEQLAELSATLASIQQKHGYQVYFAVYYNILDGSVQGRADELYRAWLKEEKRGLVIVIQRDPAVDGQNVAASYFQGTGLERDSEPGVIPDREMNGIIRAALGKRADSSDPAVRCNAVLAGVEEGMDDYFAIAPAKWSDAANLKMMAVLLGVIAVLAIGGWLVWRRLNASEEKSQQYFTFPMVDVAQRLGAPYGGGWGSEKRFQPSSSKK
- a CDS encoding exosortase system-associated protein, TIGR04073 family, which produces MKKALTIAAALVVTASGAMADIQAPPGSTYTSTRKLGRAISNILYGFIEIPEQIVRKNESYGRKAGWSYGAVDGGRRAFKRLGYGFYELVTFHCPTYHGTFKPPYERCGEDHRIEMNPHDGLSEFPPVLGSEHYYHTRSQQW